One Candidatus Margulisiibacteriota bacterium DNA segment encodes these proteins:
- a CDS encoding radical SAM protein, with translation MTQPITWFNLNKNSEKYAKYAVKRNITYVFTPEMFYIDTINDYHIIFSPLIYRTYYIPNIYITNTAPLTFNKEYLDELIKANILIPKEISNTLYPIKPDCSKFNPNIRLLLTTACNLNCVYCYADANKSSNYISIEKLQSFLSSVPKNIKGLKIEFHGGEPTVAFKQMKRAHQLITQKFPESTFMIQTNGVFDTKTMDWLINNKITINFSIDGTEEIHNAQRPAINKKTNSYNELVSNVKKAQQHETGIACIVTITKYNLQNMKEIYNFLQTLHFKYIKFNPLLEEGRALLDKQDSTTAPDLKVFAIQLADISLEAFQNKIMVDSDLLPNIHTRNPSYARCGAVCNQSTLCPDGEIIACSDAIYLTPDKKDNPFFFASITNSKTEYNKEHQDKLNNATVDNSPMCHSCFLKWHCAGGCKVENYLVNKSIMIPDTQSCKAKKLFLSEYFKAIGDKIF, from the coding sequence ATGACACAACCTATAACTTGGTTTAATCTAAATAAAAATTCTGAAAAATATGCTAAATACGCAGTCAAACGAAATATTACTTACGTATTTACTCCCGAAATGTTTTATATAGACACAATTAACGACTACCATATAATATTTTCCCCTCTAATCTATAGGACTTACTATATCCCCAATATTTATATAACTAACACTGCCCCACTGACTTTTAATAAAGAATATTTAGATGAACTAATCAAGGCCAATATACTAATACCAAAAGAAATTTCCAATACTCTCTACCCTATTAAACCGGACTGCTCAAAATTTAACCCCAATATTAGACTGCTACTTACAACTGCCTGCAATTTAAATTGCGTTTATTGCTACGCTGATGCTAATAAATCCTCAAACTACATTAGTATTGAAAAGTTACAATCTTTTTTAAGCTCTGTACCAAAAAATATAAAAGGACTAAAGATTGAATTCCATGGAGGAGAACCTACTGTTGCCTTTAAGCAAATGAAGCGAGCACATCAACTTATTACTCAAAAGTTTCCAGAATCTACTTTTATGATCCAAACAAACGGAGTCTTCGATACAAAAACAATGGACTGGCTAATTAACAACAAAATTACCATTAACTTTTCAATAGACGGAACAGAAGAAATACATAACGCTCAAAGACCCGCTATTAATAAAAAAACTAATAGTTATAATGAGCTAGTATCTAACGTTAAAAAAGCTCAACAACATGAAACAGGAATCGCTTGTATAGTAACAATCACCAAATATAATCTGCAAAATATGAAAGAAATCTACAATTTTCTACAAACTCTTCACTTTAAATACATTAAATTTAATCCATTATTAGAAGAAGGAAGAGCCCTTCTCGATAAACAAGACAGCACTACCGCTCCTGACCTAAAAGTATTTGCTATACAATTAGCGGATATCAGCCTGGAGGCCTTCCAGAATAAAATCATGGTAGATTCAGACCTGTTACCTAACATACACACCAGAAACCCTTCTTATGCAAGATGTGGGGCCGTTTGCAATCAATCCACACTCTGCCCTGATGGCGAAATCATCGCTTGTTCTGACGCCATATATTTAACTCCAGACAAAAAAGACAACCCATTCTTTTTTGCTTCAATCACTAATTCCAAGACTGAATATAATAAAGAACATCAAGATAAACTAAACAACGCAACTGTAGATAACTCCCCTATGTGTCATAGTTGTTTTTTGAAATGGCACTGCGCTGGAGGGTGCAAAGTCGAAAACTATTTAGTAAATAAAAGTATTATGATTCCAGACACTCAAAGCTGTAAAGCAAAAAAATTATTTCTTTCGGAATATTTTAAAGCAATTGGAGATAAAATATTCTAA
- a CDS encoding bifunctional nuclease family protein, protein MIEMQLGGLGFDPRNMSPIILLRDAEEKNFLPIWIGMFEAAAIAMELQDFKPPRPMTHDLLVGIIDILGGAVDRIVISDIKDDTFYSSIDLIAPAGHINLDLLEGNLIADKELREGEEDSDTEIIRLDARPSDAIAIAVRTNAPIFVSEQVMSKAKMVNAEKDQEETKKFKDFIENINPEDFEKYFNQKQ, encoded by the coding sequence ATGATTGAAATGCAATTGGGTGGATTAGGATTCGACCCTAGAAACATGTCGCCAATTATCCTTCTTAGAGATGCAGAAGAGAAAAACTTCCTTCCTATCTGGATTGGTATGTTTGAGGCAGCAGCAATCGCGATGGAACTTCAAGACTTTAAACCACCAAGACCTATGACACATGACCTTTTAGTTGGAATTATCGATATTCTAGGCGGAGCTGTTGACCGCATTGTTATCTCTGACATCAAAGACGACACCTTCTACTCCAGCATTGATTTAATCGCACCAGCTGGCCACATCAACCTAGACTTACTAGAAGGGAACCTAATTGCCGACAAAGAGTTAAGAGAAGGGGAAGAAGACTCTGACACTGAGATAATTAGGCTCGATGCTCGTCCCTCTGATGCTATAGCTATCGCAGTCAGAACGAACGCCCCAATCTTTGTCAGTGAACAAGTTATGTCCAAAGCAAAAATGGTTAATGCTGAAAAAGACCAAGAAGAAACTAAAAAATTCAAAGACTTCATTGAAAATATCAATCCAGAAGATTTCGAAAAATACTTTAACCAGAAACAATAG
- the rplT gene encoding 50S ribosomal protein L20, translated as MVRVKRGNVRVAKRKKILNLAKGFYGSLHTLFRPAKQAVYQALTNAFRGRREKKRVYRGLWIARMNAACRDNGLSYSKFIHLCKIKNVQLNRKMMAEIAMFDTEGFKKIVETVK; from the coding sequence ATGGTAAGAGTTAAAAGAGGAAATGTTCGAGTAGCAAAAAGAAAAAAGATTTTAAACCTGGCAAAAGGTTTTTATGGTTCACTGCACACTTTATTTAGACCTGCTAAACAAGCAGTGTATCAAGCACTAACCAACGCTTTTCGTGGAAGAAGAGAAAAAAAGAGAGTTTATAGAGGTCTATGGATTGCCAGAATGAATGCAGCTTGTAGAGACAATGGCTTATCCTACAGCAAGTTCATCCATCTTTGCAAAATAAAAAATGTTCAGCTAAACAGAAAAATGATGGCTGAAATAGCTATGTTTGATACAGAAGGCTTTAAAAAAATCGTAGAAACCGTTAAATAA
- the rpmI gene encoding 50S ribosomal protein L35, which translates to MPKMKTRSSAKKRFKLTGSGKIRHYKINNSHILEKESQKRKKNRQGLVLLDSTNTKKIKRMLAI; encoded by the coding sequence ATGCCAAAAATGAAAACAAGAAGTTCTGCAAAAAAAAGATTTAAACTTACAGGTTCTGGTAAAATAAGACATTATAAAATAAACAATTCACATATTTTAGAAAAAGAATCTCAAAAAAGAAAAAAGAATAGACAAGGGCTAGTACTTCTAGATAGCACAAATACAAAAAAAATAAAAAGAATGCTAGCAATCTAA
- the infC gene encoding translation initiation factor IF-3, producing MQATQVRLIDEETKEQKIISLSEALEMAKEQELDLVAVSPGSEPPVCKIMDYKHYLYSQGKLEKKAKKSSKGGVIKELKLSPKISGNDFQVRVNAGIKFIEKGYKIKITLMFKGREITHSELGMNVMLKFIADLQEVATVEQEPSINGKFINMMLIPKKK from the coding sequence ATACAAGCTACTCAAGTAAGACTGATAGACGAAGAGACCAAAGAACAAAAAATTATTAGTCTGAGTGAAGCGCTAGAGATGGCGAAAGAGCAAGAACTTGACCTAGTAGCAGTATCCCCTGGTTCCGAACCTCCTGTTTGTAAAATAATGGACTATAAGCATTACCTTTACAGCCAAGGCAAGCTTGAAAAAAAAGCAAAAAAGAGTAGCAAAGGTGGCGTTATTAAAGAACTAAAGTTAAGCCCTAAAATTAGTGGTAATGACTTTCAAGTTAGAGTAAACGCTGGTATTAAATTTATTGAAAAAGGTTACAAAATAAAAATAACATTAATGTTCAAAGGACGGGAAATAACCCACTCTGAGCTTGGAATGAATGTAATGCTTAAATTTATTGCAGATCTACAAGAAGTAGCTACAGTAGAACAAGAACCTAGCATTAATGGTAAATTCATAAACATGATGTTAATACCTAAAAAGAAATAA
- the thrS gene encoding threonine--tRNA ligase, producing the protein MSDIETLRHTASHILAQAVTKLYPGIKLGIGPAIDNGFYYDFEFPAPISEDDLPKIEEEMKKIVKSNLSITKHTLTKEEALAKASTDNQIYKKELITELPDNEEITYYTQGDFEDLCKGPHLESTGRLQAFKLMKIAGAYWRGDEKRPMLQRIYGTAFANKDQLKQHLFQIEEAEKRDHRKLGKELDLFSIQEETGPGLIYWHPKGARLRHILESYWKDEHFDNGYELLYTPHIGQSWLWETSGHLGFYAENMFSPMKIDEKEYYLKPMNCPFHIMVYKSQLRSYRDLPLRWAELGTVYRYERSGVLHGTMRVRGFTQDDAHIFCTKEQMEKEIHEVIKFSNHILNTLGFKEIDYYVSTKPTKSVGDQSLWDTAIAGLKKALEMENITDYKIDEGGGAFYGPKIDFKIKDALKREWQLSTIQFDFNLPERFDMTYIGHDGQKHRPYMIHRALLGSLERFFGILIEHYSGKFPFWLSPVQFKIITINDSEPITSFANEIFAKLKALKFRGELDTRNEKLGFKIRDAQKQKIPFSFIIGEKEAEEKTVSSRKHGEKENITLNLDEIISLFHKLTDEKK; encoded by the coding sequence ATGAGCGACATAGAAACACTAAGACACACAGCCTCACATATCCTTGCACAAGCAGTAACCAAGCTTTATCCAGGAATTAAACTTGGTATAGGTCCAGCTATAGATAACGGCTTCTATTACGATTTTGAGTTTCCTGCCCCTATCTCAGAAGATGACCTTCCTAAAATTGAAGAAGAAATGAAAAAAATCGTTAAGTCTAATCTTTCTATTACAAAACATACTCTCACAAAGGAAGAAGCTCTCGCTAAAGCATCCACTGATAACCAAATTTACAAAAAAGAACTAATTACAGAGCTACCAGACAACGAAGAAATCACCTACTACACACAAGGCGATTTCGAAGACCTTTGCAAAGGTCCACATTTAGAAAGCACTGGGCGACTACAAGCCTTTAAACTAATGAAAATTGCAGGCGCTTATTGGCGTGGCGATGAAAAGAGGCCAATGCTCCAAAGAATATATGGCACAGCTTTTGCAAACAAAGATCAATTAAAACAACATTTATTTCAAATTGAAGAAGCTGAAAAGAGAGATCATAGAAAACTTGGAAAAGAACTAGATTTATTTAGTATCCAAGAAGAAACAGGACCAGGACTTATCTACTGGCATCCTAAAGGTGCTAGACTTAGACATATTTTAGAATCCTATTGGAAAGATGAACATTTTGACAATGGATATGAACTTTTATATACCCCACATATTGGACAAAGCTGGCTATGGGAAACCTCCGGACACCTTGGTTTCTACGCAGAAAACATGTTCTCTCCAATGAAAATTGATGAAAAAGAGTATTATCTTAAACCCATGAACTGTCCCTTCCACATTATGGTTTATAAATCACAATTACGCTCTTATCGCGATTTGCCACTTAGATGGGCAGAATTGGGTACAGTCTATAGATACGAACGCTCTGGTGTTCTTCACGGTACAATGCGCGTCAGAGGCTTCACTCAAGATGATGCTCATATTTTCTGCACAAAAGAACAAATGGAAAAAGAAATTCATGAAGTCATTAAGTTTTCTAACCACATACTAAACACCTTAGGTTTTAAAGAAATTGATTATTACGTATCCACAAAGCCAACCAAGTCAGTTGGCGACCAATCTCTTTGGGATACAGCTATTGCTGGACTCAAGAAAGCCTTGGAAATGGAAAACATCACAGACTACAAGATTGATGAAGGTGGCGGAGCTTTTTATGGTCCTAAAATTGATTTCAAAATAAAAGATGCTTTAAAAAGAGAATGGCAACTTTCGACCATTCAATTTGACTTCAATCTGCCTGAACGTTTTGATATGACATATATTGGACATGACGGCCAAAAACATAGACCATATATGATTCACCGAGCACTTCTTGGTTCACTCGAAAGATTCTTTGGCATCCTAATTGAACATTACTCTGGCAAATTTCCCTTCTGGCTATCTCCTGTTCAATTCAAGATTATTACAATCAATGATTCAGAACCAATCACTAGTTTTGCAAACGAAATTTTCGCTAAGCTTAAAGCCTTAAAGTTTAGAGGTGAATTAGATACAAGAAACGAAAAATTAGGTTTTAAAATTAGAGATGCTCAAAAACAAAAGATCCCCTTCTCCTTCATTATTGGAGAAAAAGAAGCAGAAGAAAAAACTGTTTCCAGTAGAAAACATGGAGAAAAAGAAAATATTACGTTAAATTTAGATGAAATTATTAGCTTATTCCATAAATTGACAGATGAAAAAAAATAA
- the folE gene encoding GTP cyclohydrolase I FolE, which produces MMKINTKKIEKAVKSILEAIGEDPNREGLKETPQRIAKMYGEVFSGISQDPKENIKLFYDENHQEMVIAKNITFYSMCEHHMLPFFGKVSIAYIPNKKISGISKLARITDTFAKRLQLQERLTTQIATFIMEELDPQGVMVYIEAEHLCMSMRGVQKPGTTMVTSAVRGVFDTDPKTRNEALLLFK; this is translated from the coding sequence ATAATGAAAATTAATACTAAAAAGATAGAAAAAGCAGTTAAATCAATTCTCGAAGCAATTGGCGAAGATCCAAACAGAGAAGGATTAAAAGAAACCCCACAAAGAATAGCCAAAATGTATGGAGAAGTTTTCTCTGGAATTTCACAAGACCCAAAAGAAAATATTAAACTTTTTTATGACGAAAACCACCAAGAAATGGTTATCGCAAAAAATATCACTTTTTACTCTATGTGTGAACATCATATGTTGCCTTTCTTTGGGAAAGTCAGCATTGCTTATATTCCTAATAAAAAAATATCAGGCATCAGTAAACTAGCTAGAATAACTGACACTTTTGCCAAGAGACTCCAACTGCAAGAACGACTTACCACCCAAATCGCCACCTTTATCATGGAAGAATTAGACCCTCAGGGTGTCATGGTTTATATCGAAGCAGAACACTTATGCATGAGCATGAGAGGCGTTCAAAAACCAGGCACAACAATGGTTACATCTGCTGTCAGAGGAGTATTTGATACTGATCCAAAAACTAGAAACGAAGCACTTCTTCTCTTCAAATAG
- a CDS encoding RDD family protein, which produces MNQEKATLPQRIAAFLITWMLTFSVTTLSAPLAKTATLNYLLILLTFLSVLCLFYAKSSSPGKFIMNIQVMSAIDHKPASFFRMFYRETIGKLLSSIFYVGFIYALFNEKRLTLHDILCKTYVVKK; this is translated from the coding sequence ATGAATCAAGAAAAAGCCACACTACCTCAAAGAATTGCAGCCTTCTTAATCACCTGGATGCTAACTTTCTCTGTAACCACCTTAAGTGCACCTTTAGCAAAAACAGCCACTCTAAACTATCTCCTGATTTTGCTCACTTTCTTAAGCGTTCTTTGTTTGTTTTATGCAAAAAGTTCTAGTCCAGGAAAATTTATTATGAATATTCAAGTTATGTCTGCGATAGATCACAAACCAGCTAGTTTTTTTCGTATGTTTTACCGAGAAACCATAGGAAAGCTACTAAGCTCAATTTTTTATGTTGGGTTTATCTATGCTCTCTTTAACGAAAAGCGCTTAACTTTACACGACATTTTATGTAAAACTTATGTTGTAAAAAAATAA
- a CDS encoding TIGR03546 family protein, whose product MIIKLLLGLTKFIVSNDSPKKMGWAIAVALLFSLMPGFNLIHLSLFVLILLVQVHLPSFFLFSILFKLFNNSTLMLVHYLGYFLLKAEVLKDVWVFLYNLPIVPFTKFYNTSVLGGLLVGILLLYPVQFVAVKAILFYRKKYQPKINKYLEKSKIIKVLKTSKIYKLYLQYAEIRKIF is encoded by the coding sequence ATGATTATAAAACTGTTGCTTGGTCTTACTAAGTTTATTGTGAGTAATGATTCTCCAAAGAAAATGGGGTGGGCGATTGCTGTTGCTCTTTTATTTTCTTTAATGCCTGGGTTTAATTTAATTCATTTATCATTATTTGTTCTCATTTTATTAGTACAAGTACATTTGCCTAGTTTTTTTCTGTTTTCTATTCTTTTTAAGCTTTTCAATAATTCCACCTTGATGTTAGTTCATTATTTGGGATACTTTTTGTTAAAGGCTGAAGTTTTAAAAGATGTGTGGGTGTTTTTATATAATTTACCAATAGTTCCGTTTACTAAGTTTTATAACACTTCTGTTTTGGGAGGGTTACTAGTTGGTATTCTTCTTTTATACCCAGTTCAGTTTGTGGCAGTTAAGGCAATATTATTTTATAGGAAAAAATATCAACCAAAAATTAATAAATATTTGGAAAAATCTAAGATAATTAAAGTTTTGAAAACATCAAAGATTTATAAATTGTATCTGCAATATGCTGAAATAAGGAAAATATTCTGA